One region of Candidatus Omnitrophota bacterium genomic DNA includes:
- the lipB gene encoding lipoyl(octanoyl) transferase LipB, with translation MNSAIQYSRNIICKVTDLGVVRYQQAYQVQKKALTKAIAQASCEIFLCEHCPVITLGRLSNENNILLDPKEVMKKGIEILKVDRGGDVTFHTPGQLVVYPIFCLNYFGKDLKLFIFNLEQVVIDLLGYFGILASRIKGHTGVWVGPKKIASIGIGVQKWVSFHGLALNVTTHLKDFLIIKPCGLSVEMTSMENEAGKQFAMKDIKRQIVLSFKNIFNLEILS, from the coding sequence ATGAATTCAGCAATTCAATATTCTCGCAATATTATATGTAAGGTTACAGATTTAGGAGTTGTTCGATACCAGCAAGCGTATCAAGTTCAAAAAAAAGCACTCACAAAAGCAATTGCTCAAGCTTCTTGTGAGATTTTTTTATGTGAACATTGTCCTGTTATTACTTTGGGACGTTTATCGAATGAAAATAATATTTTGTTAGATCCAAAAGAAGTGATGAAAAAAGGAATTGAAATTTTGAAAGTTGATCGTGGAGGTGATGTTACTTTTCATACACCTGGACAGCTTGTCGTGTATCCTATTTTTTGTCTCAACTATTTCGGAAAAGATCTAAAATTATTTATTTTTAATCTTGAGCAGGTCGTTATTGATTTATTGGGATATTTTGGTATATTGGCTAGTAGGATTAAGGGCCATACAGGCGTTTGGGTTGGACCTAAGAAGATTGCTTCGATTGGTATTGGAGTTCAGAAATGGGTTTCTTTTCATGGGCTTGCCTTAAATGTAACTACGCATCTAAAAGATTTTTTAATTATTAAGCCATGTGGTCTTAGCGTTGAAATGACGTCTATGGAAAATGAAGCAGGAAAGCAGTTTGCAATGAAAGATATTAAAAGACAGATTGTTTTAAGTTTTAAAAATATTTTTAACCTAGAAATTCTATCTTAA